A window of Fervidobacterium sp. genomic DNA:
ACTCAAAATTGCCAGAGAAGCGAGTCCAGTTATTATCACAAGCCGTTAGAGATGCGCGTAAACGTGCCGAGGAAATAGCTAAGAGTGGTGGGCTAAAAGTAGGAAAAGTTCTCAGTGCAAAAAGCGGTGTTGTCCAAGTACTTGCTCCGAATAGTGTAGAAATAAGCGATTACGGTTCTTACGACACATCCACAATAGAGAAAGAGATAATGGTCACAGTTAACGTTGTATTTGAAGCAAAATAGTGGAGGTGAAAGTGATGAGAGATTACATGGCACAGTACAGAAAATGGTTACAAAGTCCTCATATAGACGACCAAACAAAACAGGAGCTAAAAGCAATTGAAGGAAATGAAGAAGAAATAAAAGAAAGATTTTTATTCGACCTCGAGTTCGGTACAGCTGGTTTAAGAGGCAAGATAGGTGCTGGTACTAACAGAATGAATATATATACCGTTGGAAGAGCCACGCAGGGACTCGCTGAATATATAATTAGTAAAGGAGAAGAATACATTAAAAAGGGTGTAGTGATTGCCTATGACGTGCGGAGAATGTCATACGAATTTGCCCGTATTACAGCACAAATTTTGGCTGGGAACGGCATACAAGTTTACTTATTTGACGACATAAGACCTACTCCTATCTTGTCATACGCTGTTCGTCATCTAAAAACTGCTTCTGGGATAGTTATAACAGCAAGCCATAACCCACCAGAATACAACGGTTACAAAGTATACTGGGAAGAAGGTTCTCAAATAATGGACGATGTAGCAAGAACAATTGAAGAAAATATAAAAAAGATAGATGATTTTGACAAAATAAAGAAAATAGACTTCGATGAAGGTTTATCAAAAGGCTTAATTAAACTTGTTGGTAAAGAGATAGACGAAGCCTATTTTGAAAAAGTACTAAGTTTATCATTGAATGAAGACATAGACAAAGATATTCCAATAATCTATACACCATTACATGGTACTGGTGGCAAATTTGTTAGAACTATCTTAACAAAGCGTGGCTTTACAAACTTTACAATCATTCCTGAGCAAGAAGAACCAAACGGTGAATTCCCAACAGTCGAATATCCAAACCCTGAAGACTTAAGGGCATTTGACCTTGCTTTGAAATATGCAAAAGAAAAGGATGCTGAACTAATACTTGCCACAGATCCGGATGCGGATAGAAACGCTGTAATTGTAAAACACAACAACGAGTACATTCCACTAAACGGTAACCAAACTGGTGCGCTACTGATCGAATACTTACTTTCACAACGAAAAGCTAAAAAACTTTTGCCAAAAAATGGAATAATAATAAAATCAATTGTTACAGGTGACTTGGGCAAAAACATAGCTAAACAATACGGTGTTGAAACATTCGAAACACTCACAGGATTTAAAAACATATGCGGTTTAGAGAACGCACTTGAAAGTAAATATTCTTTCCAATTTGGTTATGAAGAGAGCATTGGGTATGTAACAGGAGATTTTGTAAGAGACAAAGATGGAATAATGATGTCAATGCTTATCTGTGAAATGGCA
This region includes:
- a CDS encoding phospho-sugar mutase, whose translation is MRDYMAQYRKWLQSPHIDDQTKQELKAIEGNEEEIKERFLFDLEFGTAGLRGKIGAGTNRMNIYTVGRATQGLAEYIISKGEEYIKKGVVIAYDVRRMSYEFARITAQILAGNGIQVYLFDDIRPTPILSYAVRHLKTASGIVITASHNPPEYNGYKVYWEEGSQIMDDVARTIEENIKKIDDFDKIKKIDFDEGLSKGLIKLVGKEIDEAYFEKVLSLSLNEDIDKDIPIIYTPLHGTGGKFVRTILTKRGFTNFTIIPEQEEPNGEFPTVEYPNPEDLRAFDLALKYAKEKDAELILATDPDADRNAVIVKHNNEYIPLNGNQTGALLIEYLLSQRKAKKLLPKNGIIIKSIVTGDLGKNIAKQYGVETFETLTGFKNICGLENALESKYSFQFGYEESIGYVTGDFVRDKDGIMMSMLICEMAAYYKKQGKTLIDVLESLYRMFGYYLEDNFSLVYEGLKGMEKIRRIMETFRKKFPKEIGTLELVEYIDYKERKIFDKHGNIIGEIEQHIPASNVLRFFLSDGSWYAIRPSGTEPKLKVYIYTVDKVKEEARKKLTTMKEAITKIINEA